From the genome of Muricauda sp. SCSIO 64092, one region includes:
- a CDS encoding M1 family metallopeptidase, with amino-acid sequence MNKIKYCFASMLFLLGAVGIAQETEEKEGREPGHYNQSRFKQLYEEFSTPNTYRSASGAPGPDYYQQQADYKMDITLDDKNAKIYGEETITYYNNSPDNLEFLWVQLDQNVRAKDSKSPLRNGNGVNLAYTAGNFAQTYVTEPFDGGFNIEWVKDSSGKPLSHTINQTMMRINIPKPLKSGENISFSIKWWYNIPNHTVNRARSGYEFFPKDGNRAYVIAQFFPRMAVYSDVEGWQNHQFWGSGEFALPFGNYEVNITVPEDHVLDATGVLQNRKEVFTRDMMKRYEQAKKSYDKPVIIVTQEEAEAREKGFAEKTKTWKFKTEPGRMVRDFGFASSRKFIWDMQAVKMDGRSVMAVSLYPKEGNPLWEEYSTKAVVQTLHTYSKHTFDYPYHKAISVHAKNQGMEYPMICWNYGRPNEDGTYSDRTKYGMISVIIHEVGHNYFPMIVNSDERQWGWMDEGLDTFMQYLTEQEFGKTYPDAVAPNDKYPSRRGEAAKIVPYMAGDQSYISPIMSNPENVYQLGPNAYGKPATALNILRETVMGPELFDHAFKTYAQRWKFKHPTPEDFFRTMEDASAVDLDWYWRGWFYTTDYVDIGVKGVKKYYVTNKVTKKMQEYMDARGLTEADLPPLVYLADEDSEDFSEELKDKAPSEVSQNLKEFMMDNMTEAERAEVKEPKYFYEVTFDKPGGIPMPLIVEYTYADGTTENITYPPEIWRKNDEEVKRVFSSQKELVGIVVDPKLETADIDTTNNAWPKKEEKSDFDQFKEKVKGK; translated from the coding sequence TTGGATGATAAAAATGCGAAGATTTACGGAGAGGAAACCATTACGTATTACAATAATTCCCCAGACAATCTAGAGTTCCTTTGGGTACAATTGGACCAGAATGTTAGGGCCAAAGACTCCAAGTCCCCATTGCGTAATGGAAATGGCGTTAATCTTGCTTACACGGCCGGTAATTTTGCGCAGACCTATGTTACCGAACCCTTTGATGGTGGTTTCAATATTGAATGGGTCAAGGATTCCTCCGGTAAACCCTTATCGCATACCATCAATCAGACCATGATGCGGATCAATATTCCCAAGCCCTTAAAAAGTGGTGAGAATATTTCTTTTTCCATAAAGTGGTGGTACAATATTCCCAATCATACTGTAAATCGCGCACGTTCGGGATACGAGTTTTTTCCAAAAGATGGAAACCGCGCCTATGTTATTGCCCAATTCTTTCCAAGAATGGCGGTCTATTCTGATGTGGAAGGGTGGCAAAACCATCAATTTTGGGGTAGCGGGGAGTTCGCTCTGCCCTTTGGTAACTACGAAGTGAACATTACCGTTCCCGAAGATCATGTGTTGGATGCTACCGGTGTACTTCAAAATAGAAAGGAAGTTTTTACCAGGGATATGATGAAACGTTATGAGCAGGCCAAAAAATCATACGATAAGCCCGTAATCATAGTGACCCAAGAAGAAGCCGAGGCTAGGGAAAAGGGATTTGCGGAAAAGACCAAAACCTGGAAATTTAAAACAGAGCCTGGAAGAATGGTTCGTGATTTTGGTTTCGCATCTTCCCGAAAATTCATCTGGGACATGCAAGCGGTGAAAATGGATGGTCGTAGTGTTATGGCCGTGTCCCTTTACCCTAAGGAAGGAAATCCGCTTTGGGAGGAGTATTCCACCAAGGCAGTGGTGCAAACACTTCATACCTATAGCAAGCATACCTTTGATTATCCCTATCACAAGGCTATTTCAGTCCATGCAAAGAACCAGGGTATGGAGTATCCCATGATCTGCTGGAACTATGGACGTCCCAATGAGGATGGTACCTATTCCGATAGGACCAAATATGGAATGATCAGTGTCATCATTCATGAGGTGGGCCACAATTACTTTCCCATGATCGTGAACTCGGACGAACGTCAATGGGGTTGGATGGACGAAGGTTTGGATACGTTTATGCAATACCTTACGGAACAGGAATTTGGTAAAACCTATCCGGATGCGGTTGCCCCCAATGACAAGTATCCCTCCCGAAGGGGCGAAGCAGCTAAGATAGTGCCCTATATGGCGGGTGACCAAAGCTATATTTCACCAATTATGTCCAATCCGGAGAATGTGTATCAATTGGGCCCCAATGCTTATGGCAAGCCGGCCACGGCCTTGAATATTTTAAGGGAAACCGTTATGGGACCAGAATTGTTCGACCATGCTTTTAAAACCTATGCCCAACGCTGGAAGTTTAAGCACCCCACCCCTGAAGACTTTTTTAGGACTATGGAGGATGCCTCAGCAGTGGATTTGGATTGGTACTGGAGAGGTTGGTTTTACACTACGGATTATGTGGATATTGGTGTTAAAGGGGTCAAAAAGTATTACGTGACCAATAAGGTTACCAAAAAGATGCAGGAATACATGGATGCCCGTGGCCTTACGGAAGCGGATCTTCCACCTTTGGTATACCTGGCGGATGAAGATAGTGAGGATTTTAGTGAAGAATTAAAGGACAAGGCTCCCTCGGAGGTTTCCCAAAACCTGAAAGAGTTCATGATGGACAATATGACGGAAGCAGAACGTGCCGAGGTCAAAGAGCCGAAATATTTTTATGAAGTTACTTTTGACAAGCCAGGAGGAATCCCAATGCCATTGATCGTGGAATATACCTATGCTGATGGAACCACGGAAAATATAACATATCCTCCAGAGATTTGGAGAAAGAACGATGAAGAGGTCAAGCGCGTTTTTTCCTCACAAAAGGAATTGGTGGGTATTGTAGTGGATCCCAAGTTGGAAACTGCGGATATTGATACCACCAATAATGCGTGGCCCAAAAAAGAGGAGAAATCAGACTTTGATCAATTCAAGGAAAAAGTAAAAGGAAAATAA